Within the Bacteroidales bacterium genome, the region GAACGATTGGTTTTGTCCGGCTGCCAGTGTATTTGTCCGGCATCAGACAATAGTTTTAACATGATCAGATAGGTGAGGCGTACGGCCAGCCGGTATTGTTGCTGGTCCAGTGCTTTTTCAAGCATCTTGTCCAGTTGGGCGGTACGGATATCCTGATCGATCGTCTTATCCGAAAGGTCGATTGTTTCCGGGGAACTGAAGAAGATTCCGGATGTGTCTATTTTCAGCATTTTAAGCAGGACAAAAACAGCTGCAACAACCAACAGGATGATCAAAATCCGTTTGGTCCATTTTCCGGATACATCCGAGTCAAATACGCTCCGGAGCCATTTTTGCAGATAATATTTAACATGTTCCCAGAAAGTGGTAGGATATTGGACATCCCTGGTATACCTGAATTC harbors:
- a CDS encoding DUF4129 domain-containing protein, coding for MCKYTVFLVLVALFLLPDAAVSMEIQDPNDISAPIVSTDHSPVTVRLPDEASLDRFRRNPEFRYTRDVQYPTTFWEHVKYYLQKWLRSVFDSDVSGKWTKRILIILLVVAAVFVLLKMLKIDTSGIFFSSPETIDLSDKTIDQDIRTAQLDKMLEKALDQQQYRLAVRLTYLIMLKLLSDAGQIHWQPDKTNRSYLGEINREKLRNPFAELTRQYEYVWYGDFDITEKHYADVADNYHQLKGLLS